One Armatimonadota bacterium DNA window includes the following coding sequences:
- the nadD gene encoding nicotinate (nicotinamide) nucleotide adenylyltransferase — protein sequence MRLGILGGSFDPPHFGHLRMAQEAADQFELNRVLFIPCLQSPFKGEEAKHTAQHRLAMIRLATEDNPCFQVDERELNRPAPSYTIDTLESLREEHPEAKLYLIVGADSYLGLDKWHRAEEIRTLASVVVAPRAGPALELSSGDLLLDAPALAISSSQIRLKLGQYLSVRYLMPDRVIEYIEQEGLYRT from the coding sequence ATGAGACTTGGCATACTCGGAGGCAGCTTCGACCCGCCCCATTTTGGCCATTTGCGCATGGCTCAAGAAGCCGCCGATCAGTTCGAATTGAATAGGGTTCTCTTTATTCCGTGCCTGCAGTCTCCGTTCAAAGGCGAAGAAGCAAAACATACGGCCCAACATCGACTGGCCATGATCCGATTGGCGACGGAGGACAATCCCTGTTTTCAGGTTGACGAACGCGAGCTGAATCGTCCGGCTCCTTCGTACACGATCGATACGCTCGAATCGCTACGCGAGGAACATCCAGAGGCGAAACTCTATCTAATCGTTGGAGCCGACTCCTACTTGGGATTGGACAAATGGCATCGGGCAGAGGAGATTCGAACGCTAGCATCGGTGGTCGTTGCGCCGCGGGCAGGTCCGGCGCTCGAGTTAAGCTCGGGGGATTTGCTTTTAGACGCTCCTGCGCTTGCCATATCCTCATCGCAGATCCGCCTGAAGTTGGGCCAATATCTGAGCGTTCGCTACTTGATGCCCGATCGAGTGATAGAATATATCGAACAGGAGGGACTATATCGCACTTAG
- the rsfS gene encoding ribosome silencing factor: METETKLKLALEAADEAKAIDVASIDLKGKTTITDHFVICTGTSDVHVRSVAEKIQEKLKASGERALRVEGFESAVWVLLDFGDVVVHVMREEPRKRYDIETFWANAPSIENARSR, encoded by the coding sequence ATGGAAACCGAAACAAAGCTTAAGCTGGCGCTGGAGGCCGCAGACGAGGCCAAGGCGATCGATGTCGCGTCGATCGATCTGAAGGGGAAAACGACGATTACCGACCACTTTGTAATCTGTACCGGGACGTCCGATGTGCACGTTCGTTCGGTCGCCGAGAAGATTCAAGAGAAATTGAAGGCCAGCGGCGAGCGGGCGTTGCGCGTCGAAGGCTTCGAATCGGCGGTCTGGGTGCTGTTAGATTTTGGCGATGTGGTGGTGCACGTGATGCGCGAGGAGCCGCGCAAGCGATACGACATTGAGACGTTTTGGGCCAACGCGCCCAGCATCGAAAACGCGCGATCGAGATGA
- a CDS encoding cysteine desulfurase, translated as MKTMPFSPTQIRRQFPFFREGGRDLAYLDSAATAQKPDAVLDAMRDFYANDYANVHRGAYGLAARATERFESARTKVAQFLGAQPNEIVFTKGTTEAVNLVANSWGEQNIKSGDEIVVSEMEHHANILPWQRLAERKGARLTVWPIEDDGALNPKRLKDLLTDRTRLIAVTHVSNVLGTINPIREICSIGHGAHAAVFVDGAQAVPKMAVDVGELGCDFYAFSGHKLYGPTGVGALFVKRPILESMSPWQVGGGTIFDVSWDKTIYCDPPYLFEAGTPPIAEAVGLGAAIDYLNEIGMAAIEETERETTEYALGALRQIAGLTLFGPDRRAGVFAFTLGDVHPHDIATILDGCGVAIRAGHHCAHPLAKRLGAPSTARASIGVYTDRDHIDALIKGLQRVREVFKLA; from the coding sequence ATGAAGACGATGCCCTTTAGTCCGACGCAGATTAGGCGGCAGTTCCCCTTCTTTCGCGAGGGCGGGCGCGACTTAGCCTATCTGGACAGCGCGGCGACCGCTCAGAAGCCGGACGCCGTGTTAGACGCGATGCGGGACTTCTATGCCAACGACTATGCCAACGTGCATCGGGGGGCGTATGGCTTGGCAGCACGGGCGACAGAGCGGTTCGAGAGTGCTCGCACGAAGGTCGCACAATTCTTAGGAGCCCAGCCGAACGAGATCGTCTTTACCAAGGGCACGACCGAAGCGGTCAATCTTGTTGCGAACTCTTGGGGGGAGCAGAACATAAAGTCGGGCGACGAGATCGTCGTCTCAGAGATGGAGCACCATGCGAACATCTTGCCCTGGCAAAGGCTGGCCGAACGAAAGGGAGCCAGGCTGACCGTATGGCCGATCGAGGACGACGGCGCGCTCAATCCGAAACGATTGAAAGATTTGTTAACGGACAGAACGCGGCTCATTGCCGTTACCCATGTCTCTAATGTATTGGGCACGATCAACCCGATTCGGGAGATTTGCTCGATCGGGCATGGCGCACATGCTGCGGTATTTGTGGACGGGGCGCAGGCCGTGCCGAAAATGGCGGTCGACGTTGGGGAATTGGGTTGCGATTTTTATGCTTTCTCAGGGCACAAGTTGTACGGTCCGACGGGCGTTGGAGCGCTCTTTGTAAAGAGACCCATACTTGAATCGATGTCTCCGTGGCAAGTGGGCGGGGGCACCATCTTCGACGTATCTTGGGACAAGACGATCTATTGCGATCCGCCGTATTTGTTCGAGGCTGGAACGCCGCCCATAGCAGAGGCGGTCGGATTGGGCGCGGCTATCGATTATTTGAACGAGATCGGCATGGCGGCGATCGAAGAGACGGAGCGCGAAACGACGGAGTACGCGCTGGGCGCATTGCGGCAGATTGCCGGTTTGACGCTTTTTGGCCCGGATCGGCGGGCAGGCGTTTTCGCGTTCACGCTTGGCGATGTGCATCCGCACGACATCGCGACGATTTTGGACGGTTGCGGCGTTGCCATTCGCGCCGGGCATCATTGCGCGCATCCGCTGGCCAAACGGTTGGGCGCTCCTTCGACAGCGCGCGCTTCCATCGGCGTTTATACGGATCGCGATCACATCGATGCGCTGATCAAAGGGCTGCAGCGCGTTCGCGAGGTTTTCAAGCTTGCCTGA
- a CDS encoding SUF system NifU family Fe-S cluster assembly protein codes for MPDELFQDVILRHYRQPSGRGRLREPTHTASQFNPLCGDEITIDLRLMDGSIEDIRFESEGCSICQASASIMVERVKGQTVEVAEGLIALTKKLVIGDAEAEGDLSALGALRKHPGRQKCGLMAWEALEAALQGAPNVEAP; via the coding sequence TTGCCTGACGAGCTCTTTCAAGACGTTATTCTAAGACATTATCGACAGCCGAGCGGTCGAGGAAGACTGAGAGAGCCGACGCACACCGCCTCGCAATTCAATCCTCTTTGCGGCGACGAGATCACGATCGATTTGCGGCTGATGGACGGTTCGATCGAGGACATTCGGTTCGAATCGGAAGGATGTTCGATCTGTCAGGCATCGGCTTCGATCATGGTCGAACGGGTCAAGGGTCAAACGGTCGAAGTCGCTGAAGGCTTGATCGCTTTGACGAAGAAGTTGGTGATCGGCGATGCGGAAGCCGAGGGGGATCTGAGCGCGCTAGGGGCTTTGCGAAAGCATCCCGGACGTCAAAAGTGCGGCTTAATGGCGTGGGAGGCTTTGGAGGCAGCGCTTCAGGGCGCCCCAAACGTCGAGGCGCCCTAA
- a CDS encoding sigma-70 family RNA polymerase sigma factor has protein sequence MVEAVQKLELFGSGAETNDVEAALVARCRRQDSAAYDLIVREYSDRVYNYVRRMVNHPQDAEDLAQETFVRALTSISRFDGRSRISTWLFRIATNLCIDYHRAKKRKPDAAPLVWEEDEREHEYADEKPGPVEQLLEREMADLVDCAIQSLSPKLRTTLLLVDVEGLSYEEVATATRTPVGTVKSRLFMARNAVKKQLEGYRGV, from the coding sequence TTGGTGGAGGCTGTGCAGAAACTAGAGCTCTTTGGCAGCGGCGCTGAGACGAACGACGTCGAGGCGGCCCTGGTTGCGCGCTGCCGCCGGCAAGATTCTGCCGCGTACGATCTGATCGTGCGGGAATACAGCGACCGCGTTTACAACTATGTGAGGCGGATGGTCAACCATCCGCAGGACGCCGAGGATTTGGCGCAAGAGACCTTTGTGAGGGCCTTGACCAGCATATCCCGGTTTGACGGTCGCAGCCGGATCAGCACTTGGCTCTTTCGGATCGCGACCAATCTTTGCATCGATTATCATCGAGCAAAGAAGCGAAAGCCGGACGCCGCGCCGCTCGTTTGGGAAGAGGATGAGCGCGAGCACGAATATGCGGACGAAAAGCCCGGTCCGGTCGAACAGTTGTTGGAGCGCGAGATGGCCGATCTGGTCGATTGCGCGATCCAATCGTTGTCGCCGAAGTTGAGAACGACCCTGCTGTTGGTGGATGTGGAAGGATTGAGTTATGAAGAGGTCGCAACAGCGACTAGGACGCCCGTCGGCACGGTCAAGAGCCGGCTTTTTATGGCGCGGAACGCGGTGAAGAAGCAATTGGAAGGCTATCGAGGAGTTTGA
- a CDS encoding zf-HC2 domain-containing protein — MTNCKREKWVWSVVDGQLSEREEREFLGHAEECEVCRFALDAAYRTRDALRSSHRYAAPTDFGAKTLERISHQLARKPSIWQRTTALFRRPTIALSSVAAFALVAYLGARPFLSIPEDGGPSQQAAQSYAEQCLTAHEQLGIETAFDPTVSYIVTSGYTSQQ, encoded by the coding sequence ATGACGAATTGCAAGCGCGAGAAATGGGTTTGGTCGGTCGTGGACGGTCAGTTGAGCGAGCGCGAGGAGCGCGAGTTCTTGGGCCATGCCGAGGAGTGCGAAGTCTGCCGTTTTGCGCTCGATGCCGCCTACAGGACCCGCGACGCCTTGCGATCTAGCCATCGGTATGCCGCACCGACCGACTTTGGCGCCAAGACGCTGGAGCGCATCTCTCATCAACTGGCTCGCAAACCATCGATTTGGCAACGGACGACGGCGCTTTTTAGAAGGCCGACCATCGCGCTCAGCTCGGTCGCCGCGTTCGCGCTAGTGGCCTACTTAGGCGCGCGACCCTTCTTGTCGATCCCTGAAGACGGCGGCCCCAGCCAGCAGGCCGCTCAGAGCTATGCCGAGCAGTGCCTGACCGCCCACGAGCAGTTAGGCATCGAGACGGCATTCGATCCGACCGTATCCTACATCGTAACATCGGGGTATACCAGCCAGCAATGA
- a CDS encoding PIG-L family deacetylase, translating to MRSRFKKLLGLSALCLCSYFAVTTLLFTMQAKRSALTQTMDDLPILPAPKASSRPLIIAPHPDDETLGCGGLLAMATSVGADARILFLTDGDGYSAPAMFLAGQPPSPEDYRELGQVRRREAQAAARELGLQSSQVRFLGMPDRGLMAMAQSGKEYVSPYTQLDQYAGRPYRLGAMIEAVAAVIVDYGPTEVYTTHPLDDHADHVAAAFVVEEAMRRVKSRGLLDQECRMIYYIVHRGDWPQPMGHHPELSLLPPKAMVDAGYQWAKLPLTPEALAAKEAALKRHQSQRTVSGKFLNSFVRRNELFVLPEAEPPKLPALNSVIDGNPDEPVRLVHQDPSDDDAARRLQPGADICEVYAGRDKRGFYISVKARGDMGPQCQMRVDLIAFDARGNETRTTHTFSALQTVRRKNGVRAASRGQWFEARIPISTKPGQALYLQLSSQIVGVKVDQSGFVRLPD from the coding sequence ATGCGATCGCGATTCAAGAAACTGCTTGGGCTTTCGGCGCTGTGTCTCTGCTCCTATTTTGCCGTTACGACGCTCCTCTTTACGATGCAGGCAAAGCGATCGGCGCTGACCCAAACGATGGACGATTTGCCGATCTTGCCCGCGCCTAAGGCTTCCAGTCGTCCCCTGATCATCGCTCCCCATCCGGACGACGAGACCTTGGGCTGCGGGGGATTGCTGGCTATGGCGACGTCGGTCGGCGCCGACGCGAGAATCCTTTTCTTGACAGATGGGGACGGCTATTCGGCGCCGGCGATGTTTTTGGCCGGCCAGCCGCCCAGCCCTGAGGATTATAGAGAGCTCGGACAGGTGCGCCGACGAGAAGCCCAGGCTGCCGCGCGAGAACTCGGCCTGCAATCGTCGCAGGTCCGTTTTTTGGGCATGCCGGACCGGGGTTTGATGGCGATGGCTCAATCGGGCAAAGAGTACGTATCGCCTTACACTCAGCTGGATCAATACGCCGGAAGGCCGTACCGGCTCGGCGCGATGATCGAAGCGGTGGCGGCCGTCATTGTGGATTATGGGCCGACAGAGGTCTACACGACCCATCCGCTAGACGATCATGCCGATCATGTCGCTGCGGCGTTCGTTGTCGAAGAAGCGATGCGACGGGTCAAGTCGCGCGGTTTGCTGGATCAGGAATGCCGAATGATCTACTACATTGTTCACCGGGGCGATTGGCCGCAACCGATGGGCCATCATCCGGAGCTTTCGCTGTTGCCGCCCAAGGCCATGGTCGATGCGGGATACCAGTGGGCCAAGCTGCCCTTGACGCCAGAGGCTCTGGCCGCAAAGGAGGCCGCGCTCAAGCGGCATCAGTCTCAAAGAACGGTGTCGGGCAAATTTCTAAACAGCTTTGTCCGGCGGAACGAACTGTTCGTGCTGCCAGAAGCGGAACCGCCCAAACTGCCTGCTTTGAACAGCGTCATCGATGGGAATCCGGACGAACCGGTGCGCCTTGTGCACCAGGATCCTTCGGACGACGATGCCGCGAGGCGTTTGCAGCCGGGCGCCGACATTTGCGAGGTGTATGCCGGGCGCGACAAGCGCGGGTTCTACATATCGGTCAAGGCGCGCGGCGACATGGGGCCGCAGTGCCAGATGCGAGTCGATCTGATCGCCTTTGACGCTAGGGGCAACGAAACGCGCACGACGCACACCTTTTCGGCGTTGCAGACGGTGCGACGGAAGAACGGCGTTCGCGCGGCCAGCAGGGGACAGTGGTTCGAAGCGCGCATTCCGATTTCGACCAAGCCTGGGCAGGCTCTCTATCTTCAGTTAAGTTCGCAGATCGTTGGCGTCAAGGTCGATCAGTCGGGGTTTGTCCGTCTGCCCGATTAG
- a CDS encoding sigma-70 family RNA polymerase sigma factor, translating to MEDRRVEFEALVAAYERRIYNVLLRMVSDPEEAADLTQETFVKAYKSFDRFRAESQPYTWIYRIAVNSAKDSLNSRKRRHAKEIETSRLEASMPLSAWEPTDQSESPDERLLRQELSAQIERAIDQMPTDYREVIILREYQGLSYEQVAEALDTTLESVRSRLARARAWLRQRLSSYIEP from the coding sequence ATGGAGGACCGGAGGGTCGAATTTGAAGCCTTGGTCGCTGCCTACGAGCGGCGCATCTATAACGTGCTGTTGAGAATGGTGAGCGACCCAGAGGAGGCGGCGGACCTGACGCAAGAGACGTTTGTGAAGGCCTACAAGAGTTTCGATCGGTTTCGCGCAGAATCTCAGCCCTATACATGGATCTATCGGATTGCGGTCAACTCGGCCAAGGACAGCCTCAACAGTCGAAAGAGGCGACATGCGAAGGAGATCGAGACCTCGCGGTTGGAGGCCTCAATGCCCCTTTCGGCCTGGGAGCCGACGGACCAGAGCGAGTCGCCGGACGAAAGGCTGTTGAGGCAGGAGTTGAGCGCGCAGATCGAGCGAGCGATCGATCAAATGCCGACCGACTATCGAGAGGTCATCATCTTAAGAGAGTATCAAGGCCTGTCGTACGAGCAGGTCGCCGAGGCGCTGGATACGACGCTTGAATCGGTTCGTAGCCGATTGGCGCGCGCCCGAGCATGGCTTAGGCAACGGCTTTCGTCGTATATCGAGCCTTAG
- a CDS encoding BamA/TamA family outer membrane protein, which produces MKRISICLLFLTLAASAIAQGRVAEVVIRGNKNINQQAILATIRLKPGQTFDRETMEADRVAIQAMGYFSRVAATSEPLDGGARVIFDVVENPLIKEVRIIGNTVIPTADILAVLTNKAGQVLNINAIRGDQTRIMELYEKQSNIGRVEDYRPSADDPEILEILIVELKIGQIRVRGNTKTRAGTILRELKSQPGSLFQAELWSRDLQRLYNLDYFESLEPEIDTPEPGVVDITLNVKEKPTGRINLGFAIDSRQRLVGLLELFETNFRGRGQTIGVNLQSTGGPAGASIEVMYGEPWLDSRRTSMNVSVYDKLVYRFTSNFFGGGQVDPTQQQRYDERRRGVTLSFARPMGESRTIGVGIRGEDVRTNQIATDNQTGFIRQDGSIVSATFRGILNTRDFDLDPAMGRYIAVAVEPGIADIRNVDPQFVNVVKLGQSTFVKGSFDYRIYFSPQGRRERPDDTRRVWAFRVNVGTLTGTVPFFEQFFVGGAETLRGYPEDRFWGKNMALASIEYRWPIQKAFTGVLFADVGDAWGGYPTVNNFTQKSDFSPNGAVGFGVRVRTPLGPIRIDYGIGRFGSRTHISIGQVF; this is translated from the coding sequence GTGAAAAGGATATCAATCTGCTTGTTGTTTCTGACTCTGGCCGCATCGGCGATTGCTCAGGGACGAGTGGCCGAGGTCGTCATCCGAGGCAACAAGAATATCAATCAGCAGGCGATCTTGGCGACCATCCGGCTAAAGCCGGGCCAGACTTTCGATCGAGAGACGATGGAGGCAGACCGAGTCGCGATTCAAGCGATGGGCTACTTCTCTCGAGTTGCGGCGACTTCCGAACCGCTGGACGGCGGCGCGCGCGTGATTTTTGACGTTGTCGAGAACCCGCTGATCAAAGAAGTACGGATTATTGGCAATACCGTGATCCCTACGGCGGACATCTTGGCCGTGCTGACCAACAAAGCCGGGCAAGTGCTCAACATCAACGCCATCCGCGGCGACCAGACCCGGATCATGGAGCTTTACGAAAAGCAAAGCAATATCGGGCGAGTCGAAGACTACCGGCCTTCTGCGGACGACCCCGAGATCCTTGAGATTCTGATCGTCGAACTGAAGATCGGTCAGATTCGAGTGCGCGGCAATACCAAGACGCGGGCGGGGACGATCTTGCGGGAGCTAAAGTCGCAGCCAGGCAGTCTGTTTCAGGCCGAACTCTGGTCTCGCGACCTTCAACGGCTCTACAATTTGGACTACTTTGAGAGTCTCGAGCCGGAGATCGACACGCCGGAGCCTGGAGTTGTGGACATTACGCTGAATGTCAAGGAGAAGCCCACGGGTCGCATCAATTTGGGCTTTGCGATCGACTCGCGTCAGAGGCTAGTCGGCCTTCTGGAACTTTTTGAGACGAACTTTCGCGGACGCGGACAGACGATCGGCGTCAACCTGCAGAGCACCGGCGGACCGGCGGGCGCGAGCATCGAAGTGATGTACGGCGAGCCGTGGCTGGACAGCCGTCGAACCAGCATGAACGTCTCGGTTTACGATAAGTTGGTTTATCGGTTTACGTCTAATTTCTTTGGCGGCGGTCAAGTCGATCCGACGCAACAGCAACGGTATGACGAGCGGCGACGAGGCGTAACGCTCAGCTTTGCCCGTCCGATGGGGGAATCGAGAACGATCGGAGTCGGAATTCGCGGCGAAGATGTGCGCACCAATCAGATCGCCACGGACAATCAGACCGGGTTCATCCGCCAGGACGGCAGCATCGTCAGCGCGACTTTCCGCGGCATTCTGAATACTCGTGATTTTGATCTCGATCCGGCGATGGGTCGTTACATTGCGGTGGCGGTCGAGCCGGGCATTGCGGACATTCGAAACGTCGATCCGCAGTTTGTCAACGTTGTAAAGTTGGGACAGAGCACATTTGTCAAGGGCAGCTTCGACTATCGCATTTACTTCAGTCCCCAGGGTCGAAGAGAACGTCCGGACGACACGCGTCGAGTTTGGGCCTTTCGCGTCAACGTCGGAACGCTGACCGGCACGGTGCCGTTTTTCGAGCAGTTTTTTGTCGGCGGCGCCGAAACGCTGAGAGGCTATCCAGAAGATCGATTTTGGGGCAAGAACATGGCCTTGGCCAGCATCGAGTATCGCTGGCCGATACAAAAGGCTTTCACCGGCGTGTTGTTTGCCGACGTGGGCGATGCTTGGGGCGGCTATCCGACCGTCAACAACTTTACGCAGAAGTCGGACTTCTCGCCAAACGGGGCTGTAGGCTTTGGCGTGCGCGTTCGGACGCCGCTGGGTCCTATTCGAATCGACTATGGCATCGGTCGGTTCGGCAGTCGCACCCACATCAGCATCGGTCAAGTTTTCTAA
- a CDS encoding OmpH family outer membrane protein, with translation MRITWMAIALAALVGSASAQGFGVVDMAKVVNESSVAKKRLGELQELERKYNSVLQQMEQNILMTPDERKTYYETAMLPAPNDAQKKAMSDIMNSAKTRGDALTVLQNTATPSPEQTVRLNELTALATQGREQLRVLAEQLNQQLQGELQKGQDEVMTQVKAAIAAIAKERKLSVVFNSTGVVYADNDITDLVIQRVSK, from the coding sequence ATGCGAATAACATGGATGGCAATAGCCTTGGCCGCGCTGGTCGGCTCGGCTTCGGCTCAAGGCTTCGGCGTAGTGGATATGGCCAAAGTGGTCAACGAAAGTTCGGTCGCGAAGAAACGGCTTGGCGAATTGCAAGAGTTGGAGCGCAAATACAATTCCGTTCTTCAACAGATGGAACAGAACATCTTGATGACGCCGGACGAGCGAAAGACCTACTATGAAACGGCCATGCTGCCAGCGCCCAACGACGCTCAGAAGAAGGCGATGAGCGACATTATGAACTCGGCCAAGACGCGAGGGGACGCGCTGACGGTGCTACAGAACACGGCCACCCCTTCGCCGGAACAGACGGTGAGGCTGAACGAGCTGACCGCGCTGGCTACTCAGGGTCGAGAGCAGCTGCGAGTGTTGGCCGAACAACTCAATCAACAGCTTCAGGGGGAGTTGCAGAAGGGTCAGGACGAGGTGATGACACAGGTCAAGGCTGCTATCGCCGCGATCGCCAAGGAGCGGAAGCTCTCGGTCGTCTTTAACTCCACCGGCGTGGTCTATGCCGACAACGACATTACGGACTTGGTGATTCAGCGCGTAAGCAAGTGA
- the lpxD gene encoding UDP-3-O-(3-hydroxymyristoyl)glucosamine N-acyltransferase has translation MTRYRLDELAEKIGGTVRGDESIEIASVGGLDDVKPDGITLAGDLRRLEQAVSSPAAAIIAPSDAPNVTKPLILHPLPRLGFAKALELFIPWPRPSTGIHPTCIVSPEAQIDPSASVGAFCYIDPGAIIGANTVIHPHAFIGQGAKIGRDCILYPHVTLMPDVSLGDRAILHPGVVIGADGYGYVQHNGGHYKMPQIGTVIIEDDVEIGANSTVDRATTGATRIGAGTKIDNLCMIAHNVQVGKNCLIISQVGIAGSSSIGDNVVLAGQVGVKDHVHIGSGTVIGAKSGILADIPDGSVYLGSPAIPHREWAVQVAASKKLPQLLKRVEELERKLNQRERD, from the coding sequence ATGACAAGATACCGCTTGGACGAACTCGCCGAGAAGATTGGCGGTACGGTTCGCGGCGACGAGAGCATCGAGATAGCGAGCGTAGGCGGATTGGACGATGTGAAGCCGGACGGGATCACCTTGGCCGGCGACCTTAGAAGGTTGGAACAGGCGGTCTCGTCTCCAGCGGCGGCCATAATCGCGCCTTCAGATGCGCCGAACGTTACAAAGCCCCTCATTCTTCATCCGTTGCCAAGATTGGGCTTTGCCAAGGCGCTCGAGCTTTTCATCCCGTGGCCGCGACCGTCTACGGGGATTCATCCGACTTGCATCGTTTCTCCCGAAGCCCAGATCGATCCGTCCGCCTCTGTCGGAGCGTTCTGCTATATCGATCCGGGGGCCATAATCGGCGCGAACACCGTGATCCATCCTCATGCTTTCATTGGTCAGGGGGCTAAGATCGGCCGGGATTGCATTCTCTACCCGCATGTAACGCTGATGCCGGACGTTAGCCTTGGCGATCGCGCGATCCTTCATCCGGGCGTTGTGATCGGCGCCGACGGGTACGGATACGTGCAGCACAACGGCGGACATTATAAGATGCCTCAGATCGGTACCGTGATCATTGAAGACGACGTGGAGATCGGCGCCAATTCCACGGTCGATCGTGCTACGACCGGCGCGACGCGGATCGGCGCGGGCACCAAGATCGATAACCTCTGCATGATCGCGCACAACGTGCAGGTCGGCAAGAACTGCCTCATCATCTCTCAGGTGGGTATAGCGGGCAGTTCTTCGATTGGAGACAACGTCGTGCTGGCCGGGCAGGTCGGGGTCAAGGATCATGTTCACATTGGCTCTGGAACGGTGATAGGCGCCAAGTCCGGCATTTTGGCCGATATTCCCGATGGCTCCGTATATTTGGGCAGCCCTGCAATTCCTCACAGAGAGTGGGCCGTCCAAGTTGCCGCATCGAAGAAGCTGCCGCAACTCTTGAAGCGGGTGGAAGAGTTGGAGCGCAAGCTCAATCAGAGGGAGCGAGACTGA
- a CDS encoding UDP-3-O-acyl-N-acetylglucosamine deacetylase, translating into MGSTLQSDVALEGTGLHTGQNCQISLVPQSSGGIRLQIGSAQFPARWDYVLDTVRCTRLGVGGSSVATVEHLMSALWARRVTDLLIEVKSGQEIPALDGSAKEFLAAIDSVGLEPSETEPVRLSSIVEVADGDRTMSAMPGIGIATVETQLPWGPQRIELRIDDYDKEIAPARTYGLLREVEALRAQGLGLGGTLDNALILDENGYYNSPRFPDEPTRHKALDALGDLYLCGRRLDGFDLVAKQSGHALAVRLAQAVGERLAEQGDS; encoded by the coding sequence TTGGGAAGCACCCTACAGAGCGATGTCGCCCTAGAGGGCACGGGGCTTCACACGGGTCAGAACTGTCAGATTAGCCTTGTCCCTCAATCGAGCGGCGGCATTCGCTTGCAAATCGGTTCGGCCCAGTTTCCGGCGCGATGGGATTATGTGCTCGATACCGTGCGCTGCACTCGGTTGGGCGTTGGCGGCTCGAGCGTTGCGACCGTAGAACACCTCATGTCGGCTCTTTGGGCGCGGAGAGTAACCGATCTGCTGATCGAAGTGAAATCTGGCCAAGAGATCCCTGCTTTGGACGGTAGCGCCAAGGAGTTTTTGGCGGCTATCGATTCCGTAGGCTTAGAGCCGTCCGAAACCGAACCGGTTCGCCTTTCGTCTATTGTAGAGGTCGCGGACGGCGACCGAACGATGTCGGCGATGCCAGGGATCGGCATTGCAACGGTGGAGACCCAATTGCCCTGGGGGCCACAGAGAATCGAGTTAAGGATCGATGATTACGATAAGGAGATCGCACCGGCTCGCACTTATGGCCTGCTTCGAGAAGTCGAGGCGCTTCGAGCCCAAGGATTGGGGCTTGGGGGGACGCTTGACAACGCCCTCATATTGGACGAAAACGGGTACTATAATTCACCGCGCTTTCCCGACGAGCCGACCCGACACAAGGCGCTGGATGCGCTGGGCGATTTGTACCTGTGCGGCAGGCGGCTGGATGGATTCGATCTGGTTGCGAAGCAGTCGGGACACGCGCTGGCCGTGCGGTTGGCGCAGGCAGTCGGCGAGCGATTGGCCGAGCAAGGGGACTCATAA
- the fabZ gene encoding 3-hydroxyacyl-ACP dehydratase FabZ — MDSIWLRSSRDTRWPCGWRRQSASDWPSKGTHNLTETITIEEIREILPHRYPFLLVDRVLEVVPGKRCVGVKNVTINESFFQGHFPGQAIMPGVLILESMAQVGLVMMKYHLDEGRKLAMLGGVDNARFKKPVVPGDQLINEINIIWFRRDIGKVSAVAKVDGEIVAEAEITFVLVPQNEKEPHAKEAMASSASG; from the coding sequence ATGGATTCGATCTGGTTGCGAAGCAGTCGGGACACGCGCTGGCCGTGCGGTTGGCGCAGGCAGTCGGCGAGCGATTGGCCGAGCAAGGGGACTCATAACTTGACCGAGACGATTACGATAGAAGAGATTCGAGAGATCCTCCCCCATCGCTACCCGTTCCTATTGGTCGATCGCGTCTTAGAGGTCGTCCCGGGCAAGCGGTGCGTCGGCGTCAAAAACGTTACGATCAACGAGAGCTTTTTTCAGGGCCATTTTCCCGGTCAGGCCATCATGCCTGGCGTATTGATTTTGGAGTCGATGGCGCAAGTCGGCCTTGTAATGATGAAGTATCACTTGGACGAAGGCCGCAAGCTTGCAATGTTAGGCGGCGTGGACAATGCGCGATTTAAGAAGCCCGTCGTTCCGGGCGATCAGTTGATCAACGAGATCAACATCATATGGTTTCGCCGAGACATCGGCAAAGTATCTGCCGTTGCGAAGGTCGATGGAGAGATCGTCGCCGAGGCGGAGATTACTTTTGTGCTCGTGCCGCAAAACGAGAAAGAGCCCCATGCCAAGGAGGCCATGGCCAGCTCCGCCTCTGGATAG